The genomic stretch atgtttgtcaCTGCACTGCTGTGCAAGGCAATCAGGTGTATGGtctgttttattctttaagGTGTAGGTATACCAGAACTTCTGAAGGCAATACTGAAGCTTTTTCCTCTTGATACCTATGAGGATTCGGTGGGTGATAACATTCTCTGgcatctttaattttttttatatggcTAAACCACAAAGTTAAACCCTGTTCATGTATGTAACTTTTCATAATTGTAGGTTGTGTCTGTAACTGAATATGGTCTGATTTGTTAGGCAGCTGTCATGGACCTTGTGCAGAGTGACAAATTAAAGGGGCTGAAAGTGCCGGTATGGGACCGGTACTCTGCCCTCCTGAAACAAGCAGGATCAGATGTAAGCTATTATATACATAAAAGGTCATAACTCATATGATGAGGACTATTCATCACTACTGAAATTATATTTGACCAAGCTAGGCTTACAAAGGGAATACAAATCATTTGTCCAGGATATCAAATTTATagaaacacacatatatatataaaccataCTCTAACAAACAGTCTTAAAAATTAACATGCTTTTTTCAGGGTAACTTCAACTTTGTTGAGCGGTTTGCATTTTATGAGCGTGCCAAGAAGGCATTTGCTGTAGTGGCAACTGGGTGagcatttatatttatgatgaTATGTttagctattttttatttaagaaaaataatcgaTGATCCTTAAATCTCTCTGACAGGGAGACTGCACTGTACGGAAATCTTATCATCAAGAAAGGTGTCATTCCGCCTGATGAACAATGCTGAAAGAGGAGCTGTTTGGTACAGTTTTTCATTACCAAAGCGATTAGACCAAAAATCCTATAGATAATGCACATgcaaaatatctttatataaTTGATAGAAAACTATTGTATATGTTATtacttatataaaaatgtatgtatgttgTTAATTTAGTGCCTTCATTTTAGATTTAGAAAAGGTTactcagttacattttttctgtTCATATTGTCTGTAATAATGTGATGTATAATAAGTAATATGACAATTTCTctaataaaaagagaaaaatcataCAATTCATACGGCAAAACAATTAGAAAATTCTTAACTGTATCCGCCTttctttgattgattaaaaaaaattaagttttgtGAACTGAAAATTAGCTCTGTTCAgcaagatttaatttttttaaaatttacctattttaagttttagctcTTTTGTGCGACAGGTGTAGCTCAATCCTCACCTGGCAGCATTTCATTATGTTGCCTATTGTTCTGTGAATCAATACTTTTGCTTTTCCTATAATACTTTGCCTTAATAAGtactttctattttttttttttttttaattttattatgattgtataaaaatgtatttcatttacttatttatttaaaaatgattcaatAAAAAACAGTAAGTGAACCATATGGCTTACTAGTTATGGTATACTTTTTCtatgtttaatactgtattttaaaaaaatcatactaagacacattttatgattttaacaATAGAGATCATTTAATTAAAACTGCACAATGAATTAACATCCAGCAGTCATTTAGACACAACAAGACTTATTTTGTCATTGCTTATGATAAAGTTCATCCAGGTCTACCTCTGGCTCTGTGTGCACTCTTTTGGGGTGAACGGGGAATATATTCATCGCCTGCTGGTCAGACTGATGTCCTTTGAGATCTGCGTGGTACAGGTCATCTTTGTCCTCTTCAGGGCTTGAGTAGATGGGCCTGGCATTACCTCCAATTACATCCTTCTCTCCTCTCATTGGCTCAACAGCTACACCAAACATGCCGTGGTATAGACCGTCCCTGTCTTCTTCTGGTTTGTCATACTTCTGTACCTGATCGTGTCTCAGTGGCTGAAAGTAGTTTTCATGCTGTTTTGGGTCAGCTGGATGTTTTATATCAAAGGGGTGGTAGAGAGCATCTTTATCCTCTTCAGGTCTGTTGTATTTCTGCTGAATTTCCTCTTTTACAGCTTTCCAAATCAACATGTTAGGATCGATGTCAAAATCTGTAATATCCATGTCCTGTGGTGGCTCCACCTCCTTCATTCCTAGGATTATCTTCCCATTGGGATGATCAAAACTGGAAAATACCAtggaaaaggaatattttgtgaatatttggttgtattgaaatatatatattttaaatttatgttttaaaaattttatgGTTACACTAtaaattctcactattaactatgacttttgcctaataactgcttattaatagtaaggtagttgtcAAGTTttggtattgggtaggattaagggatgtagaatttggtaatgcagaataaggcagtatgtgctttataagtacttaTAAATAGCCAATATCCTAGAAATATGCTAGTTAATAgtaagaattggaccctaaactaaagtgttaacatttttatatatactgtatacctACTTAGATCCTTCACGGTGTGTGCAGAAAGCAAGACAAGTACTTACACTGTGTCCTGAACTGCTTTGCTGAAAACTTTTTCCTGTAAaagcaagatttaaaaaaaattaataaatatgtttaaaataacccaataaaAGGTGGAAGAGTACTGCCTCAGTAGTCACAGTTTGATATAtaagaaaatacattaaaattgaTGTTAAATTCTTTACATCCTTTTCTTCTTGCTCAAAATGGCAAGAAGGGTCAGGGCAGACCTTGTAAAAACAGTTGTAATTAAAAGCGACTATagccattgtttgtttttttcttttgtaacataagacagtcaaaatattttgctgtaaattaAGAGTGTCCATATTAGAAGTTAAACATACCTTGGGCCTGTATGGCTTGGCCGAAGTGCTGAACAGCAGCACTGATAGGCAGATTAGAACAGAAAACCTTTAATGTGGGAAACACAACATGAGTGTTCAAGCActactgaaaataataataataaagatagaAACCTACTTTgagtaaaaaacagtaaaaaatatctatatgtaACACAGAAGCTCATTAAAACTCACCTCATCATAGTGGTTCTGATACAGTGACTATCACAAATTTGAAAGCTGTTTTACATGGAGATGTTAAGACCAAACAATCTTAcctgtaataaaaaaagatcaaaGTTCAGCAAAAAAAACCTGACTTTGGACCCTGAACTCTATGCGAGGAATTCTGCTGTATTTTATTAGCCTACTGTTATTGTTGTTAATATTCTTTCTCCAGGTAATTAAGATTTCATTGAAACAAACACTATACAACTGCGCCAAAGCTGCGTTTAGATCACCcgattattaaaatgatttggcATTTTAAATCTGTCATTTCTGCACTTTTTGCCGAACACTGCTATTATGTAATCTTTAATATGATAAAGGAAGCTAAACACACCTTTCAACATAAGAGTCTAAGGTTCAGCACAATTGAAAACTGATCATCATTCGCAGTTATCTGACCTACAGTATGTTATCGAAGATTGATAGGctataataaatgtaatgatgCGCGTGTATATGACTGTGGGAAAAGCAGAAGGGAATCGGAGTCTTCGAGGCGGCTTCTCAGTCAACGACGGTTTATTGCGGATTACAgtcgaaaacacatttaaaaatatggaaACCCTTTATAATAAGTATCGAATATTTAATGTAGTCTACATGTGATTTAATAGTGACACGACTAATTAGGAATAACGTAAAATCTGTAACGTTTTTATTCAACACAAAAATCCTATAATGTTTTGGTTTATGTTTGAGGCAGACGTCCGACAACTAGACGCTAGTAAATGCAGTATAGGGTCAGGTTTGGGTTGAGGATTAAGGATTAAAGGTTACTTAGACTTCGGGATTCTGCCAGGGCTCCAACCACCCAAGTGGTGCTCTTTTCCCAAGCaccaaataaaaacacaagcCTGTAGTCACGGGGTACGACGCACATCCACAAGAGCTCTTGAAATCATATCTAGCTATCTGTGTAATGTTC from Ctenopharyngodon idella isolate HZGC_01 chromosome 13, HZGC01, whole genome shotgun sequence encodes the following:
- the si:ch211-217g15.3 gene encoding uncharacterized protein si:ch211-217g15.3 — translated: MMRFSVLICLSVLLFSTSAKPYRPKEKVFSKAVQDTVFDHPNGKIILGMKEVEPPQDMDITDFDIDPNMLIWKAVKEEIQQKYNRPEEDKDALYHPFDIKHPADPKQHENYFQPLRHDQVQKYDKPEEDRDGLYHGMFGVAVEPMRGEKDVIGGNARPIYSSPEEDKDDLYHADLKGHQSDQQAMNIFPVHPKRVHTEPEVDLDELYHKQ
- the fuom gene encoding fucose mutarotase → MVILKGIPSILTPELLYVLAQMGHGDELVLADANFPATSVCKCGPVEIRADGVGIPELLKAILKLFPLDTYEDSAAVMDLVQSDKLKGLKVPVWDRYSALLKQAGSDGNFNFVERFAFYERAKKAFAVVATGETALYGNLIIKKGVIPPDEQC